Proteins from one Mesotoga infera genomic window:
- a CDS encoding sugar ABC transporter ATP-binding protein: MAGTVLKLEEINKSFGGIHALKNVQFELFEGEVHALLGENGAGKSTLIKILTGVHRMDSGKILIHGKNIVIEDPVDARQKGIGAIYQELSLIDSLTVAENIFLGHEPVGNFFGNLKKKELTRRALEYLNTFGIEIAPETPVSDLGLGQKRIVEIVKALSINANILLLDEPTTGMSKAEIDTLFSIMDDLKRKKVTMIYISHYLDEVFRVCDRATVLRDGENAGVFKIGEVDLKTLIRAMLGRTLKEEFPRRNGFPGRETVLEASEFQSEGMAAPVSFKLHRGEILGITGIIGSGKSELALGLFGVDRKVAGEIKVKEEKTAIASPSDAKKRGISFVPEDRKVQGLFLRLPVEHNITIANLALSMKRGVISYKRRYEIARETAEKLKVTPLDVKMPVQNLSGGNQQKVVIGKWLCGATDIFILDEPTRGIDIGAKTEIYSLINSLADNGAGILIMSSEFREMSGVCDRVLIMRKGSVVSELAGEELTTEKILTVALGG, encoded by the coding sequence GTGGCTGGAACAGTACTTAAGCTTGAAGAGATAAATAAATCCTTTGGAGGAATCCATGCACTCAAGAACGTTCAGTTCGAACTCTTCGAGGGCGAAGTTCATGCCCTACTGGGCGAGAACGGTGCGGGAAAATCGACGCTCATAAAAATCCTGACCGGCGTCCATAGGATGGATTCTGGAAAGATCCTGATTCACGGAAAGAACATCGTGATAGAAGATCCGGTCGATGCACGCCAGAAAGGAATCGGAGCTATCTACCAGGAACTCAGCCTAATCGACAGTTTAACTGTGGCCGAGAATATCTTTCTGGGGCACGAACCGGTCGGTAATTTCTTCGGCAACCTCAAGAAGAAGGAACTTACCAGAAGGGCTCTGGAGTATCTCAACACCTTCGGCATAGAAATAGCTCCGGAAACGCCGGTATCGGACCTCGGACTGGGACAGAAGAGGATCGTGGAAATAGTGAAGGCACTCTCGATAAACGCCAACATACTTCTTCTGGACGAGCCGACAACAGGTATGAGCAAAGCCGAGATCGATACTCTTTTCTCCATAATGGACGACCTGAAGAGGAAGAAAGTCACCATGATCTATATCTCTCACTATCTGGATGAAGTCTTCAGGGTCTGCGACAGGGCAACCGTTTTGAGGGACGGTGAAAACGCCGGCGTCTTCAAAATCGGGGAGGTAGATCTCAAAACCCTGATCAGGGCCATGCTGGGCAGAACCTTGAAAGAGGAGTTCCCCAGACGAAACGGCTTTCCCGGCCGGGAGACAGTGCTTGAAGCCAGTGAGTTCCAGAGCGAAGGCATGGCCGCACCGGTTTCTTTCAAGCTTCATAGAGGCGAAATACTTGGAATCACCGGGATCATAGGTTCGGGCAAGAGCGAGCTGGCATTAGGTCTGTTCGGAGTCGATCGAAAGGTGGCGGGCGAGATAAAGGTGAAGGAGGAAAAGACGGCGATAGCATCGCCTAGCGACGCTAAAAAGCGTGGTATCTCATTTGTGCCGGAAGACAGAAAGGTTCAGGGTCTATTCTTGAGGCTACCCGTCGAGCACAATATCACTATCGCCAATCTGGCGCTCTCCATGAAGCGGGGAGTCATTTCCTACAAAAGGCGCTACGAGATCGCCAGAGAAACGGCCGAAAAGCTTAAAGTTACACCTTTGGATGTAAAAATGCCTGTGCAGAACCTTTCCGGTGGAAATCAGCAAAAGGTGGTTATTGGGAAGTGGCTTTGTGGAGCGACCGATATCTTCATACTCGATGAGCCGACCCGTGGAATAGATATCGGTGCGAAGACGGAAATATATTCTCTGATAAACTCCCTGGCCGACAACGGCGCAGGAATACTGATAATGTCCTCGGAGTTCAGAGAGATGAGCGGAGTATGCGACAGGGTGCTGATAATGCGTAAAGGAAGCGTGGTTTCAGAACTTGCCGGTGAGGAACTTACAACGGAGAAAATACTTACAGTAGCGCTTGGAGGTTGA
- a CDS encoding ABC transporter permease: protein MDKKIEIGERKNVNWAKIKKLLKGELGLILILVALMAVFSFLSPYFFTSKNLLNITRQVSITLIVAIGMTFVILTGEIDLSVGSAAALVGVTTAVVLKASGNLGLAMTAGLVMGAGIGIVNGILTVYGRVQSFIVTLAMLGVARGTALVWTGGKPISKLPVDFGIMGAGYLGVVPVSSIIAAGIFILAFFVLNRTKHGVYMKSIGANREAARLSAIPVKRYRVLAFVISGVMSALGGILITSRLLSAQPTAGEGLELNVIAAVILGGASLSGGIGTVLGTLLGTMVIGVIDNGMNLVGVSSFFQQIVKGVIILVAVLAKRSD, encoded by the coding sequence ATGGATAAGAAAATTGAAATCGGGGAGAGAAAGAATGTGAACTGGGCGAAGATCAAGAAACTCCTGAAAGGCGAGCTGGGATTGATACTTATACTCGTAGCCTTGATGGCAGTCTTCTCTTTCCTGTCTCCCTATTTCTTTACCTCGAAGAATCTACTGAATATCACCCGGCAGGTTTCGATAACGCTAATAGTCGCTATAGGCATGACCTTCGTGATCCTCACCGGAGAGATAGATCTCTCGGTAGGTTCGGCAGCGGCGCTTGTCGGAGTTACAACGGCAGTAGTTTTGAAAGCGTCAGGCAATCTGGGTCTGGCTATGACGGCCGGTCTCGTCATGGGGGCGGGAATTGGAATCGTTAACGGAATTCTAACAGTTTACGGCAGGGTCCAATCGTTCATCGTAACGCTCGCGATGCTGGGCGTGGCAAGAGGTACGGCCCTTGTCTGGACCGGCGGGAAACCGATCTCGAAGTTACCCGTAGATTTCGGAATCATGGGCGCTGGATACCTGGGAGTCGTTCCGGTATCATCCATCATTGCCGCCGGAATCTTCATATTGGCGTTTTTCGTTCTGAACAGAACTAAGCACGGTGTCTATATGAAATCGATAGGAGCAAACCGCGAAGCGGCTAGGCTGTCGGCCATCCCTGTCAAGCGTTACAGAGTTCTCGCCTTTGTTATATCTGGCGTGATGAGCGCTTTGGGAGGTATATTGATCACTTCCAGACTCCTCTCGGCTCAGCCCACCGCTGGCGAGGGTCTTGAACTTAACGTAATCGCTGCTGTTATTCTGGGTGGCGCTTCCCTGTCCGGGGGTATAGGAACGGTTCTCGGTACGCTTCTGGGTACTATGGTGATCGGTGTAATTGATAACGGAATGAATCTAGTTGGCGTATCGTCGTTCTTTCAGCAGATCGTAAAAGGTGTAATTATCCTTGTTGCAGTACTGGCAAAACGCAGTGACTGA
- a CDS encoding substrate-binding domain-containing protein: protein MKKVILLVLMVGLLALTGMAVKTIGFAVSTLANPFFVTMKEGGEAKAAELGLGFVVLDAQDSPEKQFSQVQDLIIRKVDVLIINPVDSDAIVPAVLEANAAGIPVITVTRPSNGGVVAQHLDIDNKEAGMLAAVAMANALNGKGRVAILEGIPGAPSAADRQQGFLNELKKYPDIQVVASLTANYSREQGATVAEDILQGNPVLNGIYGHNDEMALGAVRAAIAAGRLSELKIVGIDATDDALAAIKAGEMVATVQQQPALQMAMAVVAAQRIINGATVEPKVIIPLKLITIEELK, encoded by the coding sequence ATGAAGAAGGTAATTCTTTTAGTTCTGATGGTGGGATTGTTGGCACTAACAGGCATGGCGGTAAAGACTATCGGCTTTGCCGTCTCTACCCTGGCAAATCCTTTCTTCGTAACCATGAAGGAGGGCGGGGAAGCGAAGGCCGCCGAACTCGGACTGGGCTTCGTAGTTCTGGATGCGCAGGACTCTCCGGAGAAGCAGTTCTCTCAGGTCCAGGATCTGATAATTAGAAAAGTTGATGTCCTCATAATCAACCCCGTTGATTCCGATGCAATAGTTCCGGCCGTTCTCGAGGCCAATGCGGCAGGCATACCCGTTATTACTGTCACCAGACCGTCCAACGGTGGAGTTGTCGCACAGCACTTGGATATCGACAACAAAGAGGCTGGAATGCTGGCCGCAGTTGCAATGGCTAACGCTCTTAACGGGAAGGGAAGGGTCGCCATTCTCGAGGGAATTCCCGGCGCACCGTCGGCTGCCGATAGGCAGCAGGGATTTTTAAATGAACTCAAGAAATACCCGGATATCCAGGTTGTAGCATCCCTTACAGCGAATTACTCGAGAGAACAGGGTGCGACTGTCGCAGAGGATATCCTTCAGGGTAACCCCGTACTCAACGGCATTTACGGCCACAACGACGAAATGGCTCTCGGTGCGGTGAGAGCTGCAATAGCGGCCGGCAGACTTTCTGAGTTGAAGATCGTGGGAATCGATGCCACCGACGATGCTCTGGCTGCAATCAAAGCCGGAGAAATGGTCGCCACAGTTCAGCAGCAGCCCGCATTACAGATGGCTATGGCCGTCGTGGCGGCACAGAGGATAATCAACGGAGCGACCGTCGAGCCTAAGGTCATAATTCCACTCAAGCTTATCACCATCGAAGAACTAAAATAA
- a CDS encoding sodium ion-translocating decarboxylase subunit beta: MFAIGGILIYLAIKKDYEPMLLLPIGFGAILTNIPGSSAIGEHGVLTILYEAGIANELFPALIFIGIGAMIDFTPLLQKPIMFFYGAAAQLGIFLTIIVAAILGFDIREAISIGIIGTADGPTSIYVASRLAPHMLGPISVAAYSYMALVPVVQRPIIRLMTTKDERRIRMDNRAEKVPKYVKILFPIFVTILAGIVAPVSVALIGMLMFGNLIRECGVLNKLSNAAQNELSNLITLFLGITIGSTMTSQAFLNTRTLLILAMGLVAFILDTMGGIAFAKIFNLFRKQKINPMIGAAGISAFPMSARVVHKLGLEEDPNNFLIMYATGANVAGQIGSVLAGSIVLALFI; this comes from the coding sequence ATGTTCGCCATCGGGGGAATCCTGATCTACCTGGCCATAAAAAAAGATTACGAGCCTATGCTTCTCCTTCCGATCGGATTCGGTGCCATCCTCACTAATATTCCCGGTTCTTCAGCCATAGGAGAGCACGGAGTGCTGACGATTCTCTACGAGGCGGGAATCGCGAACGAACTCTTCCCCGCGCTGATATTCATCGGCATCGGCGCCATGATTGACTTCACCCCGCTTCTCCAGAAACCGATCATGTTCTTCTACGGAGCGGCGGCCCAGCTGGGCATTTTCCTGACGATAATAGTGGCCGCGATCCTTGGATTCGATATAAGAGAGGCCATCTCGATAGGCATAATCGGAACGGCCGACGGCCCGACATCAATCTATGTAGCCAGCAGACTGGCACCACACATGCTTGGTCCCATTTCGGTAGCCGCTTATTCGTATATGGCGCTCGTGCCTGTGGTACAGAGGCCGATAATCAGATTAATGACCACGAAAGATGAGAGAAGGATCAGGATGGACAACAGGGCCGAGAAAGTGCCGAAATATGTGAAAATACTTTTCCCCATTTTCGTCACGATTCTAGCCGGTATAGTTGCCCCGGTGAGCGTTGCGCTGATTGGAATGCTTATGTTCGGAAATTTGATCCGCGAGTGCGGAGTCCTAAACAAACTGAGCAACGCGGCTCAAAACGAGCTTTCCAACCTAATAACTCTCTTTCTGGGTATAACGATAGGTTCCACGATGACCTCACAGGCCTTTCTTAACACGAGGACGCTCCTTATTCTCGCAATGGGACTGGTTGCATTCATTCTCGATACAATGGGCGGAATAGCCTTTGCCAAGATATTCAACCTCTTCCGTAAGCAAAAGATCAACCCCATGATTGGGGCGGCCGGAATCTCGGCCTTTCCCATGTCGGCACGCGTTGTTCATAAGCTCGGCCTGGAAGAAGATCCTAACAACTTCCTCATTATGTACGCCACCGGAGCTAACGTTGCAGGGCAGATAGGTTCAGTTCTCGCTGGAAGCATCGTTCTGGCTCTCTTCATCTGA
- a CDS encoding EamA family transporter, with the protein MGKILSENGKALFAYVLVCFFWGSTYLAIKIGVQDMPPMFFASVRFIVAGGLMLLFSKIRSLTFPSSFKEVALLSTVGLFMLLGGNGLVVFAEQWVDSGVASLMIATVPIFVAILEHFFIKGTKLTLKSVFGLLLGFLGVYFLLHPSGDSSSINLEGVAVLLAASFLWSSGTVLSKKVRGNGSIVVKIGIQMFAGGIGLTITSLISGELSRVRFTTNSLYAIVYLIVFGSLIGYSSYIYLLQKWPATRAGTYAYVNPIVAVTLGALLLGERVTFLMMISMAAILVGVIIVQRSKIRVD; encoded by the coding sequence GTGGGAAAGATCCTGAGCGAAAACGGTAAGGCCTTGTTCGCGTATGTGCTCGTCTGTTTCTTCTGGGGTTCGACGTATCTGGCGATAAAGATCGGCGTTCAGGATATGCCCCCGATGTTCTTCGCCAGCGTCAGGTTTATCGTTGCCGGCGGTCTTATGCTCCTCTTCTCAAAGATCAGAAGTTTGACCTTCCCCTCGAGTTTCAAAGAAGTCGCACTACTTTCGACAGTCGGCCTCTTCATGCTTCTGGGCGGCAACGGCCTGGTAGTCTTCGCAGAACAGTGGGTCGATTCGGGTGTGGCCTCGTTGATGATCGCCACCGTTCCGATATTCGTAGCGATTCTCGAACACTTCTTCATAAAGGGGACGAAACTTACCCTAAAAAGCGTTTTCGGTCTCCTGCTGGGCTTTCTCGGAGTTTATTTCCTGTTGCATCCATCTGGAGACTCGAGTTCAATAAACCTCGAAGGTGTTGCGGTGCTTCTTGCTGCAAGCTTCCTCTGGTCGTCAGGAACGGTGCTTTCCAAGAAAGTCAGGGGCAACGGCTCGATCGTGGTCAAAATTGGAATACAGATGTTTGCAGGTGGAATCGGACTGACAATAACCTCCCTGATCTCCGGAGAGTTGTCTAGGGTGAGATTCACCACAAACTCTTTGTATGCTATCGTGTATCTCATAGTCTTCGGCTCTTTGATAGGCTACAGCAGTTATATTTACCTGCTTCAAAAGTGGCCCGCGACAAGGGCCGGTACCTACGCCTATGTCAATCCCATAGTCGCGGTAACCCTCGGAGCGCTTTTACTCGGAGAGCGCGTGACTTTTCTGATGATGATCTCCATGGCGGCCATACTGGTGGGAGTCATCATCGTACAGAGATCGAAAATCAGAGTCGATTAA
- a CDS encoding fasciclin domain-containing protein, with protein MKKTMILILFALVSLVAFSQKNIVDIAVESGNFKTLVAAIETAGLTDVLKGSGPFTVFAPTDEAFEKLPAGTIKDLLDNVSKLRSVLLYHVVSGEYSSESLVLYPAIQTLHGQSLAIDTRGGLKIDGAAVTVKDIKASNGVIHIIDTVMIPREEANLVQVARDSGILETLVLALEKSSLVDTLKSGGPYTLFAPSDIAFARVPAETREALFNEPQWLKAVLLYHVVQGEYMMADLINENGLRSLHGELLNVKINEAGFGIDNTIITIGDIDTGNGVIHVIDHVMIPREWRSGLPSIVEAAEQAGQFKTLLTALKTAGLGEALSDGGLLTVFAPTDEAFAKLGQETIDGLLKDTEKLKSILTYHVIGGEYLFSELKIAQSLFTLNGKPVKINLDGTLTINNVNIISRDILTRNGVIHVIDAVLIPR; from the coding sequence ATGAAGAAAACAATGATCTTGATTCTCTTTGCCCTCGTAAGCCTGGTAGCTTTTTCCCAGAAGAATATAGTAGATATAGCCGTCGAGTCCGGTAATTTCAAGACGCTGGTCGCGGCCATAGAGACGGCAGGCCTGACAGACGTTTTGAAAGGAAGTGGCCCCTTCACTGTCTTTGCCCCGACCGACGAAGCCTTCGAAAAGCTTCCCGCAGGTACGATCAAAGACCTTCTGGATAATGTCTCGAAATTAAGATCTGTTCTTCTCTATCATGTGGTATCCGGCGAATACTCTTCTGAGAGCCTAGTGCTTTATCCGGCCATTCAAACATTGCACGGACAGTCTTTGGCGATAGATACGCGCGGTGGCTTGAAAATCGATGGAGCCGCAGTTACGGTTAAGGATATAAAAGCCTCCAACGGTGTGATACATATTATCGATACCGTTATGATCCCCAGAGAAGAGGCCAACCTGGTACAGGTGGCTAGAGATTCCGGTATCCTCGAAACGCTGGTTCTCGCCCTCGAAAAGTCCAGCCTGGTGGACACGCTCAAGAGCGGCGGTCCGTACACCCTCTTCGCTCCGAGCGATATCGCCTTCGCCAGAGTTCCTGCCGAGACCAGAGAAGCTCTCTTCAACGAACCGCAATGGCTCAAGGCAGTGCTTCTCTACCATGTCGTGCAGGGTGAGTACATGATGGCTGACTTGATCAATGAAAATGGATTGCGCTCGCTTCACGGAGAGCTGTTAAACGTAAAAATCAACGAAGCCGGATTTGGCATTGACAACACAATTATCACGATAGGCGATATCGACACTGGAAATGGTGTGATCCATGTGATAGACCACGTGATGATACCACGCGAATGGAGGAGCGGTCTGCCTTCGATCGTTGAGGCCGCAGAACAGGCCGGACAGTTCAAAACCCTTCTCACAGCTTTGAAAACTGCCGGTCTCGGAGAGGCGCTTTCTGATGGAGGCCTCTTGACAGTCTTTGCCCCGACCGACGAAGCCTTTGCCAAACTTGGTCAGGAAACCATAGACGGACTCCTGAAAGACACCGAAAAGCTGAAGTCGATCCTCACCTACCACGTAATAGGTGGCGAATATCTATTCTCAGAGCTTAAGATAGCGCAATCGCTCTTTACGCTCAATGGCAAACCCGTAAAGATAAACCTGGACGGTACGCTGACCATAAATAACGTTAATATAATCAGCAGAGATATCCTGACCAGGAATGGCGTCATACACGTGATTGATGCAGTGCTGATACCCAGATAA
- the leuS gene encoding leucine--tRNA ligase, which yields MYDFRALEKKWQDYYAREKPFNIDLDKAERPFYNLMMFPYPSAAGLHIGNMFSFIGSDVYGRFMKLKGYDVFEPIGFDAFGIHSENYALKVGKHPAELTPKSIEYFREEQLKKLGNIYDWDSEAITSSPEYYKWTQWIFIQLYKRGLAEKRDSSVNWCPSCKTVLADEQVIDGHCERCSSEVDKREMSQWFFKITEYAEKLLSNLDWLDWTDTTKNLQRAWIGKSAGASITFDISGMDEKIEVFTTRPDTIYGVTYIVVAPEYPLVDKLITPVTEEAFEEFRNNVKNMDMATRTSISRPKNGIFTGSYAIHPLTGEELPIWIGDYVLAEYGTGAVMAVPAHDERDFAFARKYGLEIRQVIECDPSELPYTEKGIMVNSDKYTGMKSTDFIDRIDTIDTSIKGSVNYHLHDWCISRQRYWGPPIPMIYCDRCGTVPVPEEDLPVMLPKTDDYIPDGSGKSPLAKSPEFVNTTCPICGGPARRETDVSDNFLDSAWYYLRYLSPKNDEAAFERELVEKWCPVNMYIGGNEHATLHLMYSRFIAMALHDMGYLSFEEPFTSFRGHGLIIKDGEKMSKSKGNIVNPNQYFDSHGVDALRTYLMFMGTFLEGGDFRDSGMDAIKRFLNRVWEIANMGEGKSSLNLKIKMAETIEKVEYSITNIKPNTAIAAIMEFVNEASKENVIERQLVIDMAKLLSPFAPFLCEEIYSIKGGKKRTILEDGFPSGYEKYASMANVELPVQISGKMRGKVTLEQNSSQEKVMEAIMKDEKLASMLEGKTIRKIIYVQDKIINIIV from the coding sequence ATGTACGATTTCAGAGCACTCGAGAAGAAGTGGCAGGATTATTATGCCAGGGAGAAACCATTTAATATAGACCTGGATAAAGCTGAAAGGCCTTTCTACAATCTCATGATGTTTCCCTATCCCTCCGCCGCCGGGCTGCATATAGGGAACATGTTCTCCTTCATCGGGTCGGACGTATATGGAAGATTCATGAAGCTCAAGGGTTACGACGTTTTCGAGCCGATCGGTTTCGATGCCTTCGGCATACACAGCGAGAACTATGCCCTGAAAGTGGGCAAACACCCTGCTGAACTGACACCGAAAAGCATTGAGTATTTCCGCGAGGAACAATTGAAGAAACTCGGAAATATATACGACTGGGACAGCGAGGCGATAACCTCCTCGCCCGAGTACTATAAATGGACCCAATGGATCTTTATACAGCTTTATAAGCGCGGACTGGCCGAGAAGCGCGATTCCAGTGTGAACTGGTGCCCCTCTTGCAAGACGGTTCTGGCCGACGAACAAGTTATAGACGGCCATTGCGAGCGGTGCAGCAGCGAGGTGGACAAACGCGAGATGAGTCAGTGGTTCTTTAAGATCACCGAGTACGCGGAGAAGCTGCTCTCCAACCTCGACTGGTTAGACTGGACCGATACGACCAAAAACCTCCAGAGAGCCTGGATCGGAAAGTCGGCCGGTGCCTCGATAACTTTCGATATTTCAGGAATGGATGAGAAGATCGAAGTCTTCACCACCAGGCCCGATACGATCTACGGTGTCACCTATATAGTCGTCGCACCGGAGTATCCGCTGGTGGATAAACTAATAACTCCCGTCACGGAAGAGGCCTTCGAAGAGTTCAGAAACAACGTCAAAAACATGGATATGGCGACCAGAACCTCTATATCTCGCCCGAAGAACGGAATCTTCACCGGCTCTTACGCGATCCATCCGCTCACTGGGGAGGAGCTGCCCATATGGATCGGCGATTACGTTCTGGCCGAATACGGCACGGGTGCAGTCATGGCCGTTCCGGCACATGACGAGAGAGACTTTGCTTTTGCCAGGAAGTATGGCCTCGAGATAAGACAGGTAATAGAGTGCGACCCTTCGGAACTGCCCTACACCGAAAAAGGGATCATGGTGAATAGCGACAAATATACAGGCATGAAAAGTACCGATTTCATAGACCGGATAGATACCATCGACACCTCGATCAAGGGTTCGGTCAACTACCACCTCCACGACTGGTGCATATCCAGGCAGCGCTACTGGGGTCCACCGATCCCCATGATTTACTGCGACAGGTGCGGGACAGTTCCCGTTCCAGAGGAAGATCTGCCTGTGATGCTTCCAAAAACCGACGACTACATACCAGATGGCAGCGGAAAATCGCCCCTTGCAAAAAGCCCAGAGTTCGTCAACACTACCTGCCCAATTTGTGGAGGCCCGGCCAGGCGCGAGACCGATGTCTCCGACAACTTTCTCGATTCGGCCTGGTACTATCTGAGATATCTCTCACCTAAAAACGACGAAGCCGCCTTCGAAAGAGAACTCGTCGAAAAATGGTGTCCGGTGAATATGTACATCGGCGGGAATGAGCACGCAACACTCCACCTAATGTATTCTAGATTCATTGCAATGGCCCTTCATGATATGGGATATCTTTCATTCGAAGAGCCTTTCACGTCGTTCAGGGGTCACGGGCTTATTATAAAAGACGGAGAGAAGATGTCGAAGTCGAAAGGCAATATCGTCAACCCCAATCAGTATTTCGACAGCCACGGGGTCGATGCCCTCAGAACCTACCTTATGTTCATGGGGACCTTCCTCGAGGGCGGAGATTTCAGGGACAGCGGAATGGACGCGATTAAGAGATTCCTCAATCGCGTCTGGGAAATTGCAAATATGGGCGAAGGGAAGAGCTCGTTGAACCTGAAAATTAAGATGGCCGAGACCATCGAAAAGGTCGAATATTCGATAACTAACATAAAGCCTAACACGGCGATCGCAGCTATAATGGAGTTCGTCAACGAGGCTTCAAAAGAGAATGTAATCGAGAGACAACTCGTGATAGATATGGCAAAACTCCTTTCACCATTCGCTCCTTTCCTCTGTGAAGAGATCTACAGCATTAAGGGAGGAAAGAAGAGAACAATTCTGGAGGACGGTTTCCCCTCGGGTTACGAAAAATACGCTTCGATGGCAAACGTTGAACTGCCCGTACAGATATCCGGAAAGATGAGGGGAAAGGTGACGCTCGAGCAGAACTCCAGCCAGGAAAAGGTCATGGAAGCTATCATGAAGGATGAAAAACTCGCTTCCATGCTTGAAGGAAAGACCATCAGAAAGATCATATATGTGCAGGACAAAATAATAAATATAATCGTCTGA
- a CDS encoding C1 family peptidase, with protein MKKTLLVIIITLVSIATFGNELLQEAASRAAEVNESIARLNLPWRAGVPGALSEFAAHGILDLDSIIEKWHGEVELPERMKMDLTKSLFVEQATTRYSQLISALFIYFPYGDVQIPEGSFVQVHTPITNQAFHGTCWAFATVASFESGLLVQKDGLAGEEIYEPWKLQHDTYDLSEQFASFHNIDWDIYIESIYDPLQSDVIIQDDSSDAGGNAIFSTYNSVRYGLPLESDFPYSMFDFNPWILWNPVNNNWEENIIKSTKTVQVYYGDELSWLGYPYEVYNGAIKEAMIKFGSLAVSFRVPADFDYYTEGVYIPTSTTITGGHAVTLVGWLDMAGLKAAFPDLIDPEATSITVNDPFSGLTWEATEFWIIKNSWGDWGWNGYYVVPAVSKQLYEFSANNGFGISPWMIEYNAMYVPIFEETYAMEDVDFNGDGVVDEKDFDILVEHMYTGSIVYDISIPKDYWVDHEDISRFLLIWNNIID; from the coding sequence ATGAAGAAGACCTTACTGGTAATAATAATCACTCTGGTTTCTATTGCGACTTTCGGAAACGAGCTTCTTCAGGAAGCCGCGTCCAGGGCGGCCGAAGTCAACGAAAGCATCGCGCGGTTGAATCTTCCCTGGAGGGCCGGTGTACCCGGTGCGCTCAGTGAGTTCGCGGCTCACGGTATACTCGATCTGGACAGCATAATCGAGAAGTGGCACGGAGAGGTTGAGCTCCCCGAAAGAATGAAGATGGACCTCACCAAATCTCTCTTCGTAGAACAGGCTACGACACGGTATAGCCAATTGATCTCGGCGCTGTTCATCTATTTCCCTTACGGAGATGTGCAGATCCCCGAAGGTAGTTTTGTACAGGTTCACACTCCTATCACGAACCAGGCCTTCCACGGCACTTGCTGGGCCTTCGCTACGGTTGCCTCTTTCGAGAGTGGCCTGCTGGTGCAGAAAGACGGTCTTGCTGGGGAAGAGATCTACGAGCCCTGGAAGTTGCAGCACGATACCTACGACCTCTCCGAGCAATTCGCCTCTTTCCACAACATAGACTGGGACATCTATATCGAATCGATCTATGATCCTTTGCAGTCGGATGTAATAATCCAGGACGACAGCAGCGATGCCGGTGGAAACGCGATCTTCTCGACATACAACAGTGTAAGGTACGGGCTCCCTCTGGAAAGCGATTTCCCATACAGCATGTTTGATTTCAACCCTTGGATACTTTGGAACCCCGTCAATAACAACTGGGAAGAGAACATAATCAAGAGCACCAAGACCGTGCAGGTTTATTATGGTGATGAACTCAGTTGGCTGGGTTACCCGTACGAAGTTTACAACGGTGCCATCAAAGAGGCGATGATCAAGTTCGGGTCGCTCGCAGTCTCTTTCAGAGTGCCGGCAGACTTCGATTACTACACTGAAGGCGTTTACATTCCCACCTCCACGACTATCACAGGTGGTCACGCCGTAACGCTGGTCGGTTGGCTCGACATGGCAGGACTCAAGGCGGCCTTCCCCGATCTTATCGATCCGGAAGCGACTTCGATCACCGTGAATGATCCTTTCTCCGGCCTTACCTGGGAAGCGACCGAGTTCTGGATAATCAAGAACAGCTGGGGTGACTGGGGCTGGAACGGTTATTACGTGGTACCGGCCGTTTCCAAGCAGCTTTATGAGTTCTCAGCCAACAACGGTTTCGGTATTAGTCCGTGGATGATCGAGTACAACGCTATGTACGTCCCAATATTTGAGGAAACCTACGCAATGGAAGACGTCGATTTCAACGGTGACGGAGTGGTGGACGAAAAGGATTTCGATATCCTTGTCGAACATATGTACACCGGAAGCATCGTTTACGATATCTCAATCCCCAAAGATTACTGGGTCGATCACGAAGATATCAGCAGATTCTTACTCATCTGGAACAACATAATCGACTAA